CCTTCGGCGAGTTTTTGTTTTTGCCGTGCGATCTCCTCTGGTTTACCGCGCAGGAACATTTTTGCAAACATGCGTGAGGGGCGCTGTTCGGCCGGGATCATGACCCCGCTACTGGTGTATGACTGGCTTTTTGCCGTATCGCTACTAAGTGACACGGACGGAAATCGTGTAACGTAGCCGAGTTTGCCAGCCGCGTATTGGTCAACTGAGATCGAGTTTTTGAAGCCGTCCATACCGGGGTTGGGCGCGGCGCTGAGCCAAGTCATCTCGCAAAGGTGTTCGCCACCTTGTGCCGGATGGGAAAGCCCGGAGAAGAGGGTGAAATCCTTCCGGTGGGCCTTGATGATGCTCAGATAATCGGTCAGCCCGTAGTCAGCTCCGGTTTTTTTGGGGAACAACGCCGGCGCGTGTAAGCCGAGCGTGTTACAGATAAACACCATCCGCTTCGGTGGTGCCTGCTCCTTGGCCCACGCCGGTTGCATTGATTCCAGCCACGGCAATGCCATCGCCACGCCGGTGTTTTGCAAAAAGGTGCGTCGGTTTAGTTTCATTTGTTCAAAAACAATCGGCTTTGCACGACGGCATGAAGTAACTCCCGTACAGGGTAGCCATCCATTTTAGTGTTGGCGAGAATGCGTTCTACTTCGGGACGATCAGCAAACTGCACCTCGGCTCCGGTGGCGTAGGTGATCAGTTGGGACACAAGATTTCGGGCGACCTGTTCCTCCTGCTGCAATAGCAAATCGCGGAAACGGCGGATGCCTCTAAACTTGTCCCCGCTCGCGGTCGTGCCGCTGGCATCCACGTTGAGGCCCCAGCGGTATTCGTGGACCGGGCGGCCCATGAAACGGTGGTTGGTCCAATCGCCTTTCCCGGTGGTGCGGTAGCGTTGGCGAAAGCCTCCGATCGGATCGAAGCTTTCCAGCGCAAACCCGGGCGGATCGATGTGTTGATGGCAGCTGGCGCAACTGGCGACATTGCGATGCTTGGCGAGTGTCTCGCGGATGGTTACTGCTCCGCGGATATCCGGTTCCAGTGCGCTGATGGTGGGCGGTGGCGGTTGAGGTGGTGTACCTAAGAGCGAGTTTAGTACCCAGTGTCCGCGTTTGACCGGAGAGGTAAGTGTTCCGTTGGCGGTGACCTTCAGGATGCTGGCTTGGGTCATCAGGCCACCACGCACACTATCAGCAGGCAATGCGACTCGGCGCAGTCTTTCTCCGGAGATATTGGCCATGCCATAATGGTGAGCGAGTCGGCGGTTGACGAAGGTGAAATCAGACTTGATGAAATTGCGAGCAGGCAGGTTCTTCGCCAGTAGTTCGCGTAGATAAAGCCGTGTTTCAGCGAGCATGGCTTGGCGCAATTCATTATCGTACTCAGGGTACAGGGTTGGGTCCGGTGTGGTGGCGTCGATGTCGCTCAAGTGCAACCAACCATCGAGAAAGTCATTAATGAATCGGTTCGAGCGCGGATCATTCAACATGCGGTCCACCTGCACGGCGAGCACCTTGGGTTGGGTGAGTTTCTTTTCGTTGGCGAGGCTGGTCAGTTCGTCATCGGGTAACGTCTTCCAGAGGAAATACGAAAGTCGGCTGGCCAGTGCGTGATCGTCCAGCGGACCGGGTTGGCCGGCGTGAAAGAGGAACTGTGGCGAACTGAACATGGCCCGCAGGGGGGCGCGAACCATTTTATGCATCGGTTGGTTCTTGGGGTGATGCGGTTTGGCGAGGGAGACAAAGGATTCGATTTCCGCGTCCGTTACCGGCCGGCGGAAGGCCTTGGGCGCGAGCCGCTTGACGATGTCGTGCAGGTGCTCTTTGGGATCCTTGGTGGGCTGTGTCCAGTAGATGCGATGCTGCGGTAGCCATGGGGTCTGTACGCCGGTGAGCAAATTACGGGTACGCGTTGGTGGCCACACTTCCTCCAACGGCCCCTCGATCTTCAGCCACTTGATGGCTAGACCTTCGCCCTTGTAGCCGCGCGCGCCCTTGTCGCGCATCATGTAGATCATTTTCCCGTCCGGAGCCGCGTTGAGGTTCAATCCTGCGGGAAAAAAGAATTCACCCGGCTCGAAATATTGGGTGAGTTCAATCTTGCGGGATTCGCCGGGCTTGATTTCAAAGTTACCAATCAACTCGGTGTTACCGTGCTTGTCACTGGCCTTGTATAAGCCGAAGCCGATGTGGGTCTTGGCTTGATAGCCGGCGCCTTCGGCAGTGATTCGGTAGAGCCCGGGGTAAGGGAAGTGATACCCCATGTTGTTGGATTGGGCGACGTGCGGTTCACTGCGGTAGCTGAACATCACATAGGCGTCATCGGTGCGCATCACGGTCTGTCCACCGTTGCGCATCGGGCGGTCGAACCACATACTACTGTACCTGTTGTTGCGGTAATCCATCATACGCGCTGCCTCTCGAGGCTTTGGGCCGAGCATGATGGTCTCATCGAGCGCGGCGTCCACGGCCTTCAGGTAGCTGCGAATATGCACGGGCGAAATGCCCTGTTTCTCAGCGACGTTGGCGAACTTGGCCGAGGCATTCTCCGGTGGTAAATGCCTTTTTAGGTTTCCACCTATGCCAAGGATATCCTGCAGGGTGTATTCAAACTCCAGTCGGGTCAGTCGACGAGCAGCCACACGGCCCTGGGCAGCTTGTTGTTTCCGATTGGCCGCGATTAGGTCTACTTCCAGTGCGGCTAATGCTTTCGCTTGAAGCGCGGCTTCCGGACGTGGCTTGTTCTTGGGGGGCATTTCGCCCTTTTGGACCCGGTCAAAGATCTTCATCCATTGG
This genomic interval from Limisphaerales bacterium contains the following:
- a CDS encoding DUF1592 domain-containing protein; this encodes MNRNIVIALLLLIGLPAHGQAFKAAVSPLVEASCIDCHDANTDTQLNFEKLGHDLSDAATFRQWMKIFDRVQKGEMPPKNKPRPEAALQAKALAALEVDLIAANRKQQAAQGRVAARRLTRLEFEYTLQDILGIGGNLKRHLPPENASAKFANVAEKQGISPVHIRSYLKAVDAALDETIMLGPKPREAARMMDYRNNRYSSMWFDRPMRNGGQTVMRTDDAYVMFSYRSEPHVAQSNNMGYHFPYPGLYRITAEGAGYQAKTHIGFGLYKASDKHGNTELIGNFEIKPGESRKIELTQYFEPGEFFFPAGLNLNAAPDGKMIYMMRDKGARGYKGEGLAIKWLKIEGPLEEVWPPTRTRNLLTGVQTPWLPQHRIYWTQPTKDPKEHLHDIVKRLAPKAFRRPVTDAEIESFVSLAKPHHPKNQPMHKMVRAPLRAMFSSPQFLFHAGQPGPLDDHALASRLSYFLWKTLPDDELTSLANEKKLTQPKVLAVQVDRMLNDPRSNRFINDFLDGWLHLSDIDATTPDPTLYPEYDNELRQAMLAETRLYLRELLAKNLPARNFIKSDFTFVNRRLAHHYGMANISGERLRRVALPADSVRGGLMTQASILKVTANGTLTSPVKRGHWVLNSLLGTPPQPPPPTISALEPDIRGAVTIRETLAKHRNVASCASCHQHIDPPGFALESFDPIGGFRQRYRTTGKGDWTNHRFMGRPVHEYRWGLNVDASGTTASGDKFRGIRRFRDLLLQQEEQVARNLVSQLITYATGAEVQFADRPEVERILANTKMDGYPVRELLHAVVQSRLFLNK